In Malassezia japonica chromosome 2, complete sequence, one DNA window encodes the following:
- a CDS encoding uncharacterized protein (COG:K; EggNog:ENOG503P80G), with protein MAQESAAAPPVEKKDVLPKADANEKCDENSSQKADAPEAVTSESAPDDKKAPASSDEPPKKEPAADTNPAQETKTKKPLSAPVKKRTSQLGALATNTRKKRKSQLADLSAAVTAQPVKLNTLEKSKLDWESYKGTVPAAETETMTDAERDELESQTHGGGSGLANVKGYLHRKEFLDRVHNRLDSQEYDAHHSLK; from the exons ATGGCACAAgagagcgcggcggccccGCCTGTGGAGAAGAAGGACGTCTTGCCCAAGGCGGACGCAAACGAAAAGTGCGATGAGAATTCTTCTCAAAAAGCAGATGCGCCCGAAGCAGTGACGTCAGAGTCGGCACCAGACGACAAAAAGGCGCCTGCTTCTTCTGACGAGCCGCCCAAGAAGGAGCCGGCTGCGGACACAAACCCTGCGCAAGAGACCAAAACAA AAAAGCCCTTATCGGCACCCGTCAAAAAGCGCACTTCTCAGCTGGGGGCGCTTGCGACAAACACAcgcaagaagcgcaagagCCAATTGGCGGATTTGAGCGCGGCCGTCACGGCTCAGCCTGTCAAGCTCAACACGCTGGAAAAGTCTAAGCTCGATTGGGAGTCCTACAAAGGGACCGTCCCCGCCGCTGAAACCGAAACCATGActgatgccgagcgcgacgagctcgagtcgcaGACGCATGGGGGTGGAAGCGGTCTAGCGAACGTCAAGGGATACTTGCACCGCAAAGAGTTCCTGGATCGTGTGCATAATCGCCTCGACTCGCAAGAGTACGACGCTCACCACTCGCTCAAGTAG